The following proteins come from a genomic window of Salvia hispanica cultivar TCC Black 2014 chromosome 4, UniMelb_Shisp_WGS_1.0, whole genome shotgun sequence:
- the LOC125224216 gene encoding non-specific lipid transfer protein GPI-anchored 25 — protein MNLAPYILLSLLLLLIHRPNLTSAVDAGDSPMMLPSAACTDELVVLSSCLPFIGASPNNRTEIPPPECCADVSDAFTNGSAICLCYFILEPNILGFPLNSSKLLSLTSLCARNDQNSTANFSLQKLCSDSATLPPLRSITGTNKPKPPTTAAQSPPPQELSNQPSTEQPADGLPNQARPSAQSSAIQKICCLHWTVLSSLFCIFISQPSKNR, from the exons ATGAATCTCGCTCCGTacattcttctctctctcctcctcctcctcattcACCGCCCAAATCTCACCTCCGCCGTTGACGCCGGCGATTCGCCGATGATGCTTCCCTCCGCCGCCTGCACCGACGAGCTGGTCGTCTTATCCTCGTGCCTCCCTTTCATCGGCGCTTCCCCCAACAATCGCACCGAAATCCCTCCGCCGGAGTGCTGCGCCGACGTCTCCGATGCTTTCACCAACGGCTCCGCCATCTGCTTGTGCTACTTCATTCTCGAACCGAATATTCTCGGATTTCCGCTCAATTCCAGCAAATTACTCTCCCTCACATCCCTCTGCGCGCGGAATGATCAAAATTCCACTGCTAATTTCTCGCTGCAAAAACTCTGTTCAG ATTCGGCAACCTTGCCTCCTCTTCGCAGCATAACAG GAACCAACAAACCAAAGCCTCCCACTACTG CTGCCCAGAGCCCTCCTCCACAGGAATTAAGCAATCAACCTTCGACTGAACAACCTGCGGACGGATTGCCTAATCAAGCAAGGCCATCAGCCCAATCGTCGGCTATACAGAAGATCTGCTGCCTGCACTGGACTGTGCTAAGTTccttattttgtattttcatcTCTCAACCCTCCAAAAATAGGTAG
- the LOC125224397 gene encoding non-specific lipid transfer protein GPI-anchored 20 produces MASWISISALALIATALLLSSASAQISTPCTPSMITTFTPCMNFVTNSSLSGSSPPSECCNSLKSLMSSGKDCLCLIVTGSVPFNIPLNRTLAVSLPRACNMPGVPLQCKAEGAPVPAPAPAAFSPSLSPNAAPSPTVSGLAPPEALAPRGEDTPAPPGEETPAPPAPGTAGETPSGSRAGVTPSAAYRISPLHFVAVLAAIALKY; encoded by the exons atgGCCTCCTGGATCTCGATCTCAGCCCTAGCACTCATCGCAACGGCACTCCTCCTCTCCTCTGCCTCGGCCCAGATCTCCACCCCGTGCACGCCCTCCATGATCACGACGTTCACACCGTGCATGAACTTCGTGACCAACAGCAGCCTCAGTGGGAGCAGCCCCCCTTCAGAGTGCTGCAACTCACTCAAGTCCCTCATGAGCAGTGGCAAGGACTGCCTCTGCCTAATAGTCACCGGCAGCGTCCCCTTCAACATCCCCCTCAACCGAACCCTCGCAGTCTCCCTGCCACGCGCCTGCAACATGCCCGGAGTCCCCCTCCAATGCAAAG CTGAAGGTGCTCCGGTTCCAGCTCCAGCGCCCGCAGCCTTCTCCCCGTCTCTCTCTCCCAATGCAGCCCCTTCTCCTACTGTTTCAG GGTTAGCTCCACCGGAAGCACTGGCTCCACGAGGCGAGGATACTCCAGCTCCACCAGGCGAGGAAACTCCAGCTCCACCAGCTCCGGGCACTGCAGGCGAAACGCCATCGGGTAGCAGGGCTGGGGTGACACCTTCTGCAGCTTACCGGATTTCGCCTTTGCATTTTGTGGCAGTTCTTGCAGCTATAGCTTTGAAGTACTAG
- the LOC125185576 gene encoding non-specific lipid transfer protein GPI-anchored 5-like isoform X2: MAPKTVAIFVALVAIAVVSTTINGQSDCTSVIVSMASCLNYVSGSAATPSASCCSALDNVVKTQPRCLCTIVNGGGSSFGVSINQTLALGLPGVCKVDTPPTSRCNESAPPESADGSPSVTGSKTTPTDGSTSSGSTINISLVTKITFFITVAYASSALNIY, encoded by the exons ATGGCGCCAAAAACGGTTGCGATCTTCGTTGCACTTGTAGCAATTGCCGTTGTTTCGACAACAATAAATGGTCAATCCGACTGCACAAGTGTGATAGTGAGCATGGCGTCGTGCCTCAACTATGTGTCGGGATCGGCCGCCACGCCTTCGGCATCGTGCTGCTCTGCCTTGGATAATGTGGTGAAGACGCAGCCGCGGTGCCTATGCACCATAGTCAACGGCGGTGGATCATCATTTGGCGTCAGCATCAATCAAACCCTCGCACTCGGTCTCCCCGGCGTGTGCAAGGTGGATACCCCGCCAACTAGCAGATGTAACG AGAGTGCACCTCCAGAATCTGCTGATGGATCTCCCTCTGTCActg GGTCGAAGACAACTCCTACCGATGGCTCAACCTCGAGCGGAAGCACAATCAACATCAGTCTTGTGACCAAAATCACATTCTTCATCACAGTTGCATATGCTTCATCAGCTCTCAACATCTACTGA
- the LOC125185576 gene encoding non-specific lipid transfer protein GPI-anchored 5-like isoform X1 gives MAPKTVAIFVALVAIAVVSTTINGQSDCTSVIVSMASCLNYVSGSAATPSASCCSALDNVVKTQPRCLCTIVNGGGSSFGVSINQTLALGLPGVCKVDTPPTSRCNVVNGPVGSPESAPPESADGSPSVTGSKTTPTDGSTSSGSTINISLVTKITFFITVAYASSALNIY, from the exons ATGGCGCCAAAAACGGTTGCGATCTTCGTTGCACTTGTAGCAATTGCCGTTGTTTCGACAACAATAAATGGTCAATCCGACTGCACAAGTGTGATAGTGAGCATGGCGTCGTGCCTCAACTATGTGTCGGGATCGGCCGCCACGCCTTCGGCATCGTGCTGCTCTGCCTTGGATAATGTGGTGAAGACGCAGCCGCGGTGCCTATGCACCATAGTCAACGGCGGTGGATCATCATTTGGCGTCAGCATCAATCAAACCCTCGCACTCGGTCTCCCCGGCGTGTGCAAGGTGGATACCCCGCCAACTAGCAGATGTAACG TTGTTAATGGGCCTGTGGGTTCTCCAGAGAGTGCACCTCCAGAATCTGCTGATGGATCTCCCTCTGTCActg GGTCGAAGACAACTCCTACCGATGGCTCAACCTCGAGCGGAAGCACAATCAACATCAGTCTTGTGACCAAAATCACATTCTTCATCACAGTTGCATATGCTTCATCAGCTCTCAACATCTACTGA
- the LOC125222582 gene encoding non-specific lipid transfer protein GPI-anchored 5-like translates to MALQHTSMGFAVILATALLAGMATAQSSDCTNVLISMSPCLNYISGNSSSPSSGCCTQLRTVVGSQPQCLCEVLNGGGSNLGLNINQTQALALPGACNVETPPLTRCNAASPAGSPDSAPDSPNTGSGDGSKTVPNGDGFSGATSNKLGVTALFCLLFLVSMA, encoded by the exons ATGGCACTCCAACACACCTCGATGGGCTTCGCCGTGATTCTCGCCACCGCCCTTTTGGCGGGCATGGCGACGGCCCAATCCAGCGACTGCACAAATGTTCTCATCAGCATGTCTCCGTGCCTCAACTACATCTCTGGAAACTCGTCCTCCCCCTCCTCCGGGTGCTGCACACAGCTGCGCACGGTCGTGGGATCCCAGCCCCAGTGTTTGTGTGAGGTTCTCAATGGCGGTGGCTCCAACCTCGGCCTCAACATTAACCAAACTCAGGCTTTGGCCTTGCCAGGCGCATGCAACGTCGAAACTCCCCCTCTCACCCGATGCAACG CTGCCTCCCCTGCTGGCTCTCCCGACTCAGCACCGGATTCTCCCAACACCGGCTCAG GGGATGGATCTAAGACGGTGCCAAATGGTGATGGTTTCTCTGGAGCAACTTCAAATAAGTTGGGTGTTACAGCTCTGTTTTGCCTTCTCTTCCTAGTGTCCATGGCTTGA
- the LOC125222581 gene encoding protein CDC73 homolog gives MDPLTLLREYTISNSLDRIVRVNDDFRFGSDYSFPATIETTYRSKHVQQTRRYTLETLVHFITNHHLKHTEYIQNARALRIPAVTLPDRKPLLDYLTGKVQSSDSIVPLDFPNINPQISNVDRSLQYEAGDSVGLDGGTSLIELIRAKERPIRDKEAMLVFKKRDFYSVLTSALKRDEERQRMEALQRKDNIVAKNRIESRGFGVGEEATKMRKIGEGVPIILVPSAFSTLITIYNVKEFLEDGVFIPTDVKLKQMKGGKPDCVTVQKKFSRDRVVTAYEVRDKPSALKSDDWDRVVAVFVLGKEWQFKDWPFKDHVEIFNKILGFFMRFEDDSVESAKVVKQWNVKIISISKNKRHQDRAAALEVWDKLEEFMRSRSR, from the exons ATGGATCCGTTAACCCTCCTCCGGGAATACACCATCAGCAACTCACTCGACCGAATCGTCCGAGTCAACGACGATTTCCGCTTCGGCTCCGACTACTCCTTCCCCGCCACCATCGAGACCACCTACCGCTCCAAGCACGTGCAGCAGACGCGCCGCTACACCCTCGAAACCCTAGTCCACTTCATCACCAACCACCACCTCAAGCACACCGAATACATCCAGAACGCCCGCGCCCTCCGCATCCCCGCCGTCACTCTCCCCGATCGGAAGCCGCTCCTCGATTACCTCACCGGGAAAGTCCAATCCTCCGATTCAATTGTCCCCCTCGATTTCCCCAACATTAACCCCCAAATTAGCAACGTAGATCGCAGCTTGCAGTACGAGGCGGGCGATTCCGTGGGTTTGGACGGCGGGACTAGTTTGATTGAGCTGATTAGGGCGAAGGAGAGGCCAATTAGGGATAAAGAGGCAATGCTGGTTTTCAAAAAACGTGATTTCTACAGCGTGCTCACCTCGGCGTTGAAGAGGGATGAGGAGAGACAGCGGATGGAGGCGCTGCAGAGGAAGGATAACATTGTGGCGAAGAATCGGATTGAGAGTAGAGGGTTTGGTGTGGGTGAGGAGGCAACTAAGATGCGGAAGATTGGGGAAGGGGTTCCAATCATTTTGGTCCCAAGTGCATTTTCGACTTTGATCACAATATATAATGTGAAGGAGTTTTTGGAAGATGGGGTTTTTATTCCCACTGATGTGAAGCTGAAGCAGATGAAAGGGGGGAAGCCTGATTGTGTGACGGTGCAGAAGAAGTTCAGTAGGGATCGCGTGGTGACAGCTTATGAGGTGAGGGACAAGCCCTCTGCGCTGAAGAGCGATGATTGGGATCGTGTGGTTGCAGTTTTTGTGCTTGGGAAAGAGTGGCAGTTCAAAGACTGGCCTTTTAAGGACCACGTGGAGATCTTTAATAAGA TTCTTGGGTTCTTCATGCGCTTTGAGGATGACAGTGTGGAATCAGCAAAAGTTGTGAAGCAGTGGAATGTCAAGATTATTTCG ATAAGCAAAAATAAGCGACATCAGGACAGAGCTGCAGCTCTGGAGGTGTGGGATAAACTTGAAGAATTTATGCGATCTCGATCTCGTTAG